The Symphalangus syndactylus isolate Jambi chromosome 23, NHGRI_mSymSyn1-v2.1_pri, whole genome shotgun sequence genome has a window encoding:
- the LOC129473579 gene encoding histone H2B type 1-C/E/F/G/I translates to MPEPAKSAPAPKKGSKKAVTKAQKKDGKKRKRSRKESYSVYVYKVLKQVHPDTGISSKAMGIMNSFVNDIFERIAGEASRLAHYNKRSTITSREIQTAVRLLLPGELAKHAVSEGTKAVTKYTSSK, encoded by the coding sequence ATGCCTGAACCAGCTAAGTCAGCTCCTGCCCCGAAGAAGGGCTCCAAGAAGGCGGTGACCAAGGCACAGAAGAAGGACGGCAAGAAGCGCAAGCGCAGCCGCAAGGAGAGCTATTCCGTGTACGTGTACAAGGTGCTGAAGCAGGTCCACCCCGATACCGGCATCTCGTCCAAGGCTATGGGGATTATGAACTCTTTCGTCAACGACATTTTCGAGCGCATCGCAGGCGAGGCTTCCCGCCTGGCGCATTACAACAAGCGCTCGACCATCACTTCCAGGGAGATCCAAACGGCTGTGCGCCTGCTGCTGCCCGGGGAGCTGGCCAAACACGCGGTGTCGGAGGGCACCAAGGCTGTCACCAAGTACACCAGCTCCAAGTAA